A section of the Candidatus Poribacteria bacterium genome encodes:
- a CDS encoding YCF48-related protein, with product MKQRKRILSIFGVLLLLAIAPFALAQKAWVTVSESKWQASFSDVFFVDAQHGWIVGSSATILHTNDGGATWNQQPLPLDAELKKVRFINPQIGWAVGENGTVLKTTDGGQTWMKKNSGTGTALLAVSFVDEKHGWASGDGGLIIGTMNGGTTWQKQTIDTNNTIEGIDFVSPEVGWAAGGGGTLLHTTDGGQNWQFQTSATVNTLDALFMLNNKAGWAVGAGGAVVGTVNGNKWVVQTSNVPNSNGMPEPIWDVHFADENIGIAAAEFGVILRTKDGGTTWAPLETRPVAARLQGIHMLSATEAWIVGDKATILHTTDGGETWDVISNASELRAVHFHNDMLGWAVGLAGSVLHTNDGGKTWQPQDSGNVFELFGVGFVDESRGYIVGSNAALAETKDGGQTWGDLSDPGDEGHGTAERIKFEGDMSWLSAMGSYAMSFGTPTHGWAVGEMARVMHTADGGETWRNQDGAAMFVNLYGAHFINGNVGWVVGDAGTISKTVDGGLTWIPTSQGPTWNDVHAIDEQNAWVAGEQGAIMVTTDGGTTWIDQTVPTDENLKAILFRDAKEGWAVGDNGTILYTNDGGVTWLLQESPTRNNLRDLVQTPSGQLWAIGDATTIIRY from the coding sequence ATGAAACAGAGAAAGCGAATACTATCTATTTTCGGAGTCTTGCTGCTGCTTGCTATCGCCCCTTTCGCGCTCGCACAAAAAGCGTGGGTGACAGTGAGCGAATCCAAGTGGCAGGCTTCCTTTTCCGATGTCTTTTTTGTTGATGCACAACATGGATGGATTGTCGGTAGCAGTGCGACAATTCTGCATACCAATGATGGCGGCGCAACATGGAACCAGCAACCGCTACCCCTTGATGCTGAGTTAAAGAAGGTCCGTTTCATAAACCCACAAATTGGTTGGGCAGTCGGCGAAAACGGAACCGTGCTAAAGACGACAGATGGTGGACAAACGTGGATGAAAAAGAACTCTGGCACTGGGACCGCGCTCTTAGCTGTCTCCTTCGTCGATGAGAAACACGGTTGGGCAAGTGGAGATGGCGGACTCATCATTGGCACTATGAACGGTGGCACAACATGGCAAAAACAGACCATTGATACCAACAATACCATTGAAGGTATCGATTTTGTGAGTCCTGAAGTCGGTTGGGCAGCTGGCGGTGGCGGAACCCTCCTTCACACCACTGATGGTGGACAGAATTGGCAGTTTCAGACGAGTGCAACCGTCAACACACTTGATGCCCTTTTCATGCTAAACAATAAAGCAGGATGGGCTGTCGGGGCAGGGGGCGCTGTTGTCGGAACAGTTAACGGTAACAAGTGGGTTGTCCAAACAAGTAATGTCCCGAACTCCAACGGAATGCCTGAACCGATTTGGGATGTACACTTCGCTGATGAGAATATCGGGATTGCCGCCGCTGAATTCGGTGTGATTCTGCGCACAAAAGATGGCGGCACAACCTGGGCACCCCTCGAAACGCGACCTGTTGCCGCACGACTCCAAGGCATTCACATGCTCAGCGCAACCGAAGCATGGATCGTCGGAGATAAGGCAACAATCCTGCACACCACAGATGGCGGTGAAACGTGGGATGTTATCTCGAACGCAAGTGAGCTTCGCGCTGTCCATTTCCACAACGATATGCTCGGGTGGGCGGTCGGTTTGGCAGGTAGCGTTCTGCACACCAACGATGGCGGCAAAACATGGCAACCCCAAGATAGTGGAAACGTCTTTGAACTCTTTGGCGTTGGGTTTGTTGATGAAAGCAGAGGTTATATCGTTGGAAGCAATGCAGCGTTGGCTGAAACAAAAGATGGTGGACAAACTTGGGGAGATCTCAGCGACCCAGGGGATGAAGGCCACGGCACCGCTGAGCGGATTAAGTTTGAGGGAGACATGAGTTGGCTCAGCGCGATGGGTTCCTACGCCATGAGCTTCGGGACTCCTACACACGGATGGGCGGTCGGTGAAATGGCCAGAGTTATGCACACAGCTGATGGCGGAGAAACTTGGAGGAATCAAGATGGTGCCGCTATGTTCGTCAATCTGTACGGGGCTCATTTCATTAATGGAAATGTCGGCTGGGTCGTCGGAGATGCCGGCACTATCTCGAAAACGGTGGATGGCGGACTCACTTGGATACCTACCTCGCAAGGACCCACCTGGAACGATGTCCATGCCATAGACGAACAAAACGCATGGGTCGCTGGTGAACAGGGTGCTATTATGGTAACCACGGACGGTGGTACGACATGGATTGATCAGACAGTCCCGACGGATGAGAACCTTAAAGCTATTCTGTTCCGTGATGCCAAGGAAGGCTGGGCGGTCGGAGACAATGGCACGATCCTCTACACCAACGATGGCGGTGTCACTTGGCTACTGCAGGAATCGCCAACAAGAAACAATCTTCGCGATCTCGTTCAAACGCCAAGCGGTCAACTCTGGGCAATTGGCGACGCTACAACCATTATCCGTTATTAA
- a CDS encoding TolC family protein produces the protein MNPLRFCHFVCVGTFLLLLINLTSVAQEPRVLTLENSIKIAKESNLTVQTAEQNLKIAEAQVRSARAGLLPRITANGNYTYFKDVQKSVIQADGGFGFPMPGGEMDEMSPPSADNESDLIELEFGAHHNLQATVSLTQPVFAWGRYYYGYQAAKLNYQAVQRDVETAYNQLRLDVSEVFYGVLIAQEFVRVAQQSVTLVEKQLGIAEAALRAGAATDFDVLRAKVQLANARSQLVRAENAIITAKNAYKTVLNIPLAEDVSVEGTLEIPEKHQIPALDLNALIQQALKNRPEVLRTQLSEHAAHKQVDIAKTRRLPDLGLFTNYQISQNERLTQMNRIWSVGLQINIPIFDGFATRAAVQQSESTLKQVQLGGTQVKVGVEFEVRNAYLNLLGAQTLIDVQREAVVQAQESVRIANLQFQNGIITTVALTDTQLALAQAEVNRLQSYHDYVVGLARLEKAIGQTLQ, from the coding sequence ATGAATCCATTACGGTTCTGCCATTTCGTATGTGTCGGAACCTTTTTACTACTTCTCATAAATCTCACATCTGTAGCACAAGAACCACGGGTTTTGACCTTAGAGAACAGTATTAAAATCGCCAAAGAGAGCAATCTTACTGTCCAAACTGCTGAGCAGAACTTAAAAATTGCTGAAGCACAAGTTCGCTCTGCACGCGCAGGACTCTTGCCAAGGATCACAGCCAACGGTAATTATACTTATTTTAAAGATGTACAAAAGTCAGTCATCCAAGCCGACGGTGGGTTTGGGTTCCCGATGCCGGGCGGAGAAATGGACGAAATGTCACCACCGAGCGCGGATAATGAGTCCGATCTGATTGAACTGGAATTTGGAGCACATCACAACCTTCAAGCGACTGTCAGTCTAACACAGCCCGTCTTTGCATGGGGACGTTACTATTACGGTTATCAAGCCGCAAAACTCAACTATCAAGCCGTACAACGCGATGTTGAGACCGCCTATAATCAACTCCGTTTAGATGTATCTGAGGTGTTCTATGGCGTCTTAATCGCCCAGGAGTTTGTGAGAGTAGCACAGCAAAGCGTCACCCTTGTCGAAAAGCAGCTCGGGATCGCAGAGGCTGCGCTTAGGGCTGGTGCCGCAACTGACTTTGATGTCCTTCGCGCAAAGGTCCAACTCGCAAATGCCAGGTCCCAACTTGTTCGTGCCGAGAACGCCATCATTACCGCTAAAAATGCCTATAAAACAGTTCTAAACATACCACTCGCCGAGGACGTGTCGGTTGAAGGCACACTCGAAATCCCAGAAAAACATCAGATACCAGCATTAGATCTTAACGCACTGATACAGCAGGCTCTTAAAAATCGTCCTGAGGTGCTCCGAACGCAATTGAGTGAGCATGCTGCCCACAAACAGGTTGACATTGCTAAAACGCGGAGGCTGCCTGACCTCGGACTCTTCACAAATTATCAAATATCACAGAATGAAAGATTAACACAAATGAATAGGATTTGGAGCGTCGGTCTTCAAATCAATATCCCTATTTTTGATGGGTTTGCAACGCGCGCAGCCGTTCAGCAATCCGAATCTACTTTAAAGCAGGTCCAGTTGGGTGGAACCCAAGTCAAAGTCGGCGTTGAGTTTGAAGTACGAAATGCCTATCTTAACCTCCTCGGAGCACAAACGCTCATTGATGTACAACGTGAGGCGGTCGTCCAAGCACAAGAGAGTGTACGTATCGCAAATCTCCAGTTTCAAAACGGAATCATTACGACCGTCGCGTTGACCGACACCCAACTCGCATTAGCACAAGCGGAAGTCAATCGGCTTCAGTCATACCACGATTACGTCGTCGGTTTGGCGAGATTGGAAAAAGCAATAGGACAGACGCTACAATAA
- a CDS encoding efflux RND transporter periplasmic adaptor subunit: MKKVLIVILILVVVTAILAVPRFLKSEKPAAEQVEAAAMLKPVEVKKAKRGEIRSELELSGTIQAASQVSVFPKIAGRLIVLNVDEGDTIKKGTPLATVEHEELELAVQQAEATLEAAETAYSQTKQLAKVRVQSQIAQARAQLRAAEIGLQQVIDLSEIRTVTQIEQARAALKSLVANLEKIKSGARVEDRRQAQAGLNQADANLANAKSNHTRMRQLFQNGAISLQSLEGAKTQLDIAIAQQKIAAEQLQLIDNGARAEDIQAMEAQVQQAEAALRLAERQAATETWQKDIELAHSQVETAQAALTSAEALKTAKSWEAEITSAKTVHTQADVALRLAQKRLKDATVYAPIAGIISKCYLDLGGMALPAAPLFEIVNIDTVKATVDVIEAQLSQLALNQQALIEIDGIDTPLSGSVTFISPTLEAMRRTATAEVRIDNPEQTIKPGMFAKVTVPVKVHTEAILISRISLIGDVDTKTQNVFIVEDGVTRRQTVEIGLLRGGEAEVLSGIMEGDAVVTAGQHSLKDGESVRVVNP, translated from the coding sequence TTGAAGAAAGTACTGATTGTTATTCTTATATTAGTAGTAGTAACGGCGATTCTTGCCGTGCCACGGTTTCTGAAATCGGAGAAACCCGCGGCTGAGCAAGTTGAAGCCGCAGCGATGCTTAAACCGGTCGAAGTTAAAAAAGCAAAACGGGGCGAAATTCGTTCGGAACTCGAATTGTCTGGGACAATTCAGGCAGCATCACAGGTCAGTGTCTTCCCTAAAATAGCCGGTCGTCTCATTGTGTTAAATGTGGATGAAGGCGATACTATAAAAAAAGGAACACCCCTTGCCACTGTCGAGCATGAAGAGTTAGAACTCGCTGTTCAACAAGCAGAAGCGACATTGGAAGCCGCTGAAACCGCTTATTCTCAAACAAAACAGCTCGCCAAAGTACGAGTGCAATCGCAGATTGCACAGGCAAGGGCACAACTTCGAGCAGCTGAGATCGGACTACAACAAGTTATTGATCTCTCTGAAATTCGGACGGTCACGCAGATAGAGCAGGCACGAGCCGCACTGAAATCACTCGTCGCAAATCTTGAGAAAATTAAAAGTGGTGCCCGTGTTGAGGACCGACGGCAGGCACAAGCTGGCTTGAATCAGGCAGATGCGAACCTCGCTAATGCCAAAAGTAATCATACACGGATGCGCCAACTCTTCCAAAACGGAGCTATTAGCCTGCAATCCCTTGAAGGCGCGAAGACGCAATTGGATATTGCTATCGCGCAGCAAAAAATTGCTGCTGAACAGCTTCAACTTATTGATAATGGTGCACGTGCCGAGGATATCCAAGCAATGGAGGCACAAGTTCAACAGGCGGAAGCTGCCTTGCGCTTGGCAGAGAGACAAGCCGCTACTGAAACGTGGCAGAAAGATATTGAACTCGCCCATTCTCAGGTTGAAACCGCGCAAGCAGCACTTACCTCCGCTGAAGCTTTAAAGACTGCGAAGAGTTGGGAAGCAGAGATTACCTCAGCGAAAACCGTACACACGCAGGCAGACGTTGCACTCAGACTCGCCCAGAAACGCCTGAAGGATGCCACGGTTTATGCACCGATTGCTGGTATTATCTCCAAATGCTACTTGGATTTAGGCGGCATGGCACTTCCGGCAGCACCGCTTTTTGAAATCGTCAACATTGATACCGTCAAAGCCACCGTTGACGTAATTGAAGCCCAGTTGAGCCAATTAGCACTCAACCAGCAGGCACTCATAGAAATTGACGGGATAGATACCCCACTCTCCGGCAGTGTCACTTTCATTAGCCCAACGTTAGAAGCCATGCGCCGGACAGCCACCGCTGAGGTCCGTATTGATAACCCTGAGCAGACCATCAAACCGGGGATGTTCGCGAAAGTCACCGTACCTGTTAAGGTACATACGGAGGCAATTCTCATTTCACGGATATCGCTCATTGGCGATGTTGACACAAAGACACAAAACGTCTTTATTGTTGAAGACGGCGTGACCCGCCGCCAAACCGTGGAGATAGGGCTTTTGCGTGGCGGTGAGGCTGAAGTTCTCAGTGGCATTATGGAAGGAGACGCTGTTGTTACTGCCGGGCAACATTCTCTGAAAGATGGAGAGAGCGTTAGGGTTGTCAACCCATAA
- a CDS encoding PorV/PorQ family protein — MVKIRFFCFTVLIANLIPITTCIAADEGAHAAEFLSHGVGARALGMGSAFVAIADDATATYWNPAGLTKVKKHSFSAMYSDTFSTGDGSWLSRGLVAYNFLNYVYQIEDIGSLGLSWIRLGVDDIPRTTFIDSNKNGVLGDFHDINNNKVKDEGELFIDKPEVAEYFSNTDNALLISYARQVHSMVSVGGNLKLLNQSIFEYGGNGFGIDIGLIAEPYKGLRLGAMLLDATGTQIRWNTPDKPTFTRTRRLRFGTAYHFTVPRLGRGSISVDFETDRADLEDGSDGGGLILRAGAEYWLFDTVALRAGRNGDGLSAGAGFRVKVNTMSFLINYAFNTHTLGGSQRISVSGEF; from the coding sequence ATGGTAAAAATTCGATTCTTTTGCTTTACTGTTCTAATAGCAAATCTCATACCTATTACAACTTGCATCGCTGCTGATGAAGGCGCGCACGCCGCTGAATTCCTCAGCCACGGCGTAGGGGCGCGAGCTCTCGGAATGGGCAGCGCGTTTGTCGCTATCGCTGACGATGCAACCGCTACCTATTGGAACCCCGCAGGACTTACCAAAGTCAAGAAACATAGTTTCTCAGCAATGTATTCCGATACCTTTAGCACGGGAGATGGCAGTTGGCTGAGTAGAGGCTTGGTTGCCTACAATTTCCTCAATTACGTCTATCAGATCGAGGACATCGGCAGCCTCGGTCTCAGTTGGATCCGGCTCGGCGTTGACGATATACCACGTACCACCTTCATTGACAGCAATAAAAACGGCGTACTCGGTGATTTCCACGACATTAACAACAATAAGGTCAAAGATGAAGGCGAACTCTTTATTGATAAACCCGAAGTCGCAGAGTATTTCAGCAATACCGATAATGCACTGCTTATTTCTTATGCCCGTCAGGTCCATTCTATGGTATCAGTCGGTGGCAATCTCAAACTCCTCAACCAGTCCATCTTTGAGTACGGGGGAAACGGCTTCGGGATTGACATCGGTCTCATTGCGGAACCCTACAAAGGTTTGCGCCTCGGAGCAATGTTGTTGGACGCAACAGGGACACAAATCCGATGGAACACGCCAGACAAACCGACGTTCACCCGAACGCGGCGGCTCCGATTCGGCACTGCCTACCATTTCACCGTTCCACGCCTTGGTAGAGGATCTATCAGTGTCGATTTTGAAACTGATCGGGCTGATCTGGAAGATGGGAGCGATGGTGGTGGACTTATCCTACGGGCTGGTGCCGAGTACTGGCTCTTTGATACCGTTGCCCTCCGTGCTGGGCGGAACGGAGATGGACTTTCTGCAGGAGCCGGATTCCGTGTGAAGGTAAATACCATGTCCTTTTTGATTAACTACGCTTTCAACACCCACACCCTCGGCGGTTCACAACGCATCTCTGTTTCCGGAGAATTCTAA
- a CDS encoding cohesin domain-containing protein: MEHRFQSVIISVVAISFWAISTFAYGDPSLILSLSFDEVADDGTVMDTSQYGNHGTIAGSPALVDGKFGKALEFNGEDTWVEVPHHDSLNVRTGVTVMAWIYTPRYNGPDGADWQGIIAKDNKNRSYSLYTEVGGGIQLSTTGPQINDRSEKQFSLNEWQHVVAQVGDGVKRYWINGKDAGSIPFEVLLPGKVDQASVLIGNTHDTEPPENPDRHFLGLIDEIRLWNRVLSEPEIISQMQSGTTSSIVSISPASVKSPAVGEQLVLSFNITGGENVAGYQVTVKFDPTALKYASSENADYLPANALAVPAIVIDDTVTLAATSLTDGSSGDGTLATLTFEVVEVKPSMVDLLDTLLTNELSISLRPRVQGAEITRLEGDVNGDGIVNIQDLVAVTTSFGQFGENIAADVTGDGIVNITDLVFVAGHLGESAGAPAVWDGELEQPLTKANLQQWLREARQINLTDPTFQRGILVLEQLLAVSTPTQTMLLPNYPNPFNPETWMPYQLSEAAVVRITLYDVMGSVVRSLDLGHQAAGYYRSRSEAAYWDGRNNLNERVASGVYFYHLQAGEFSATRRMLILK; encoded by the coding sequence ATGGAACACAGATTTCAAAGTGTTATAATATCTGTCGTTGCTATCAGTTTTTGGGCTATTAGTACATTTGCGTATGGAGATCCATCGCTCATCCTTTCCCTTTCCTTTGATGAAGTAGCAGATGACGGCACAGTGATGGATACTTCGCAATATGGAAATCATGGCACAATAGCTGGTTCACCTGCGTTGGTTGATGGTAAATTCGGTAAAGCATTAGAATTTAACGGCGAAGATACTTGGGTTGAGGTTCCTCACCATGACAGTCTTAACGTGAGAACGGGTGTCACTGTGATGGCGTGGATTTATACGCCGCGATATAACGGGCCGGATGGTGCAGACTGGCAGGGCATCATTGCAAAGGACAACAAGAATAGATCTTATAGTCTCTACACCGAGGTTGGTGGAGGCATACAGTTGAGTACGACTGGCCCGCAAATCAACGACAGGAGTGAAAAACAATTCTCACTCAACGAGTGGCAACATGTGGTCGCACAAGTCGGTGATGGCGTAAAACGCTATTGGATAAATGGTAAAGATGCTGGCAGCATTCCCTTTGAGGTCCTGCTCCCCGGTAAAGTGGACCAAGCGTCAGTCCTAATAGGAAACACACATGATACGGAACCGCCTGAAAATCCTGACCGGCATTTCCTTGGGCTAATTGACGAGATTCGGCTCTGGAATCGTGTCCTCAGTGAACCTGAAATCATTTCACAGATGCAATCGGGGACTACCAGTTCAATTGTAAGTATCTCACCCGCTTCAGTAAAATCTCCGGCTGTCGGCGAACAATTGGTACTGTCTTTCAATATCACAGGTGGTGAAAACGTGGCAGGCTATCAGGTAACTGTGAAGTTTGATCCCACTGCACTCAAGTATGCTTCAAGTGAAAACGCCGATTATCTACCGGCAAATGCTTTAGCTGTACCAGCGATTGTTATAGATGATACCGTGACCTTGGCCGCAACGTCTCTCACAGATGGGAGCAGTGGGGATGGCACGCTCGCCACACTGACGTTTGAAGTGGTGGAGGTCAAACCTTCCATGGTGGACTTGTTGGATACGCTGTTGACCAATGAGTTAAGTATAAGCTTGCGTCCACGTGTGCAGGGGGCGGAAATAACAAGATTAGAAGGGGATGTCAATGGTGATGGAATCGTCAACATTCAGGATTTGGTGGCGGTTACGACAAGTTTCGGGCAGTTTGGAGAGAATATCGCTGCCGATGTCACGGGTGATGGTATTGTCAATATTACGGATCTCGTATTTGTTGCAGGGCACTTGGGAGAAAGTGCTGGTGCCCCCGCCGTGTGGGACGGCGAATTAGAGCAACCACTGACAAAGGCGAACTTACAACAGTGGCTGCGTGAAGCACGGCAGATTAACTTGACAGATCCCACTTTCCAGCGCGGGATTCTGGTACTTGAACAACTCCTCGCGGTATCAACCCCAACACAGACAATGCTATTGCCGAACTATCCAAATCCGTTCAACCCGGAAACGTGGATGCCTTACCAACTTAGCGAAGCTGCTGTTGTTCGTATCACTCTCTACGATGTAATGGGTAGTGTTGTGCGTTCCCTCGACTTGGGGCATCAGGCAGCAGGCTACTATCGTAGCCGTTCCGAGGCTGCATATTGGGATGGCAGAAATAATCTCAATGAGCGTGTCGCTTCTGGCGTCTATTTCTATCATCTCCAAGCAGGTGAGTTCTCAGCAACCCGCCGCATGCTGATTCTGAAGTAA
- a CDS encoding T9SS type A sorting domain-containing protein — MPFIRLFVTMIALLPFASFTFAEDVAILQHLSPIQSVEFSPVDSSLVVSASDDNTIKLWDLDTHTATTFTGHTDKVIVVAFSPDGTTLASGSDDKTCKLWRVSDQENTATLEHIPIANQPPSTVTSVAFSPDGTTLATAGYQTVKLWDLSDNTVSHTFQHEDWVYAVIFSPNGGYLATIYGEGKKIKIWDVATKQSVTDLTGDVKWIGDIAFSPDSRIFVDAGHDGNVTLWSVSDWSVFGRISVYASIHDLAFSPDGKTLASAALGIDLWSVETGEKLISLIDHNRWVREVAFSADGNTLASSASYDGTLYVQDIETLLNSRPPSDIVRLIYFLPSDRNPQSDIDFKIEMWIKGVQKFYADMMEVRGYGRKTFKYETDENGKAVVHHITGGFTDTYYNNNDKWKVWDEIRDAGFDPTKNIYAAFMDFSEILDGLHCGTGGSWDHGGVVNLIASEECLDSDYGHWLAVHEFGHAFGLQHDYRDHSDLAIDLGGEEYRQASSDLMVSSACTAKWLDVHRYFNSGTVFYNAPTTIQMWPPRAADPEGIRLRFTVTDPDGLQQARLLATNLKEDYFAGRDYFENHDHLDEYILECESLNDTSTAAEFITTEFTSDNDTVVLRVIDMNGNFIDERFPIDTTALPEHVEDVNGDHVVNIQDLVIIGSNLGQTGKNIADVNEDGVVNIQDLVLVAGALGKGAAAPSISYNDLTPLLTRVEVQQWLHEARQMNLTDPTFQRGIFVLEQLLAALTPQETTLLPNYPNPFNPETWIPYRLAEPTAVSISIYSIDGHLVRTLTLGHQPMGIYESRSRAAYWDGKNTLGESAASGVYFYTLTAGDFTATRKMLIRK; from the coding sequence ATGCCATTCATACGTTTATTTGTTACAATGATCGCTTTATTGCCTTTTGCCTCCTTCACTTTTGCAGAAGATGTCGCTATTCTTCAGCATCTCAGTCCTATCCAATCGGTAGAATTCTCACCAGTGGATAGTTCTCTTGTTGTCAGTGCCAGTGATGACAACACGATTAAACTCTGGGATTTAGATACTCACACCGCCACAACGTTCACCGGACATACGGATAAAGTCATTGTTGTGGCATTTTCACCAGACGGAACAACCCTCGCCAGTGGCAGTGATGATAAGACCTGTAAGTTGTGGCGTGTTTCAGATCAGGAAAACACCGCCACGCTTGAACATATTCCCATTGCCAACCAACCGCCATCGACAGTTACTTCTGTAGCCTTTTCGCCCGACGGAACAACCCTCGCAACTGCCGGATATCAGACTGTAAAATTATGGGATCTCTCGGACAACACTGTCAGCCACACGTTCCAACATGAGGACTGGGTATACGCAGTGATTTTTTCTCCGAATGGAGGTTACCTCGCCACCATATATGGAGAGGGAAAGAAAATCAAGATTTGGGATGTTGCGACGAAGCAATCTGTTACCGACCTCACTGGAGATGTCAAGTGGATCGGGGACATAGCGTTTTCACCCGACAGCAGAATCTTTGTGGATGCTGGACACGACGGGAACGTCACTCTATGGTCTGTGTCGGATTGGTCAGTTTTCGGTAGAATTAGCGTATATGCTTCGATTCATGACCTCGCTTTTTCGCCAGATGGTAAAACACTGGCGAGTGCAGCGTTAGGCATAGATCTTTGGTCGGTTGAAACTGGTGAAAAGCTTATCTCTTTAATAGATCACAATCGTTGGGTGAGGGAAGTTGCATTTTCAGCCGACGGAAACACACTCGCAAGTAGCGCAAGCTATGACGGAACGCTTTACGTTCAGGATATCGAAACCCTTTTAAATTCACGACCACCATCAGACATAGTGCGTCTCATTTACTTTCTGCCAAGCGACCGGAACCCTCAGTCGGATATAGATTTCAAAATAGAGATGTGGATCAAAGGTGTCCAGAAATTTTATGCTGACATGATGGAAGTACGCGGGTACGGTAGAAAAACCTTTAAGTATGAAACTGATGAAAACGGTAAGGCAGTGGTCCATCATATAACAGGTGGGTTCACGGACACGTATTACAATAACAACGACAAGTGGAAAGTTTGGGACGAAATTAGAGACGCAGGATTCGACCCGACAAAAAATATCTATGCCGCTTTTATGGATTTCAGCGAAATTCTTGATGGTCTTCACTGTGGTACGGGTGGGAGTTGGGATCATGGCGGCGTCGTAAATCTCATCGCCTCTGAAGAATGTTTGGACAGCGATTACGGACATTGGCTGGCAGTCCATGAATTTGGACACGCTTTTGGATTGCAACACGATTACCGCGACCATTCAGACCTCGCGATAGATTTAGGGGGAGAAGAGTATAGGCAGGCTTCCTCTGATCTGATGGTTTCCTCTGCCTGTACTGCTAAGTGGTTAGATGTGCATCGCTACTTCAACAGCGGAACGGTCTTCTACAACGCACCGACAACGATTCAAATGTGGCCCCCTCGCGCAGCTGACCCAGAGGGCATCCGTCTCCGGTTTACAGTAACGGATCCCGATGGTCTTCAGCAAGCCCGACTACTTGCTACAAATTTAAAGGAAGACTACTTTGCAGGTAGAGACTACTTTGAGAACCATGACCACTTAGATGAATACATACTTGAGTGTGAATCCTTAAATGACACCAGCACGGCTGCCGAATTTATCACAACGGAATTCACATCGGACAATGACACTGTAGTGCTTCGGGTTATAGATATGAATGGCAATTTTATAGACGAAAGATTTCCAATCGACACGACCGCTCTACCGGAACACGTCGAAGACGTGAACGGGGATCATGTCGTGAACATCCAAGATTTGGTGATAATTGGCTCTAACTTGGGACAAACGGGGAAAAACATTGCGGATGTCAATGAGGACGGTGTCGTGAACATCCAAGACCTTGTTTTAGTTGCCGGCGCATTAGGTAAAGGTGCAGCTGCACCTTCTATATCGTATAACGATCTGACTCCCTTGCTGACACGCGTAGAGGTGCAACAGTGGCTGCATGAAGCACGGCAGATGAATCTCACAGATCCGACTTTTCAGCGCGGTATCTTCGTGTTGGAGCAACTTCTTGCTGCATTGACACCACAAGAAACAACACTCTTACCCAACTACCCAAATCCGTTTAACCCAGAGACATGGATCCCGTATCGGTTAGCGGAACCCACAGCCGTCAGCATTTCTATCTATTCCATTGATGGGCATTTGGTTCGGACGCTCACATTAGGGCATCAACCTATGGGTATCTATGAATCTCGTAGCCGTGCAGCGTATTGGGATGGCAAAAACACACTCGGTGAATCTGCCGCAAGTGGTGTCTATTTCTATACGCTTACAGCAGGCGATTTTACTGCCACACGGAAGATGCTGATACGAAAATAA